One genomic window of Corynebacterium diphtheriae includes the following:
- a CDS encoding C40 family peptidase yields the protein MINLPGVVSMLATLAPPQLNLAIPETPFFPTADLITHAFGTTTPLIHAAQTLAADAHRARSVIPQALHEIDNLRAELGHMATDFLSEATRIFPKLFSPLPGSALAAHAELAALPGKYIDLAFARLDLANKNLTNATMTLLSVADRGVDTRGELPPPAAPPATPPASHLGQRAVDAAMSALGTPYLWGGTTLAGFDCSGFTQWAWRQAGIELPRLAEHQNVGTPVARENLQPGDLLVWDGHVAMYAGNGNIIEAGNPVALNPIRTTNMGMPFKGYFRPTG from the coding sequence GTGATTAACCTCCCCGGTGTGGTTTCCATGCTGGCCACACTCGCACCCCCGCAGCTTAACCTTGCTATCCCCGAAACCCCATTTTTTCCCACCGCCGACCTAATCACGCACGCTTTTGGCACCACCACACCACTTATCCATGCAGCACAAACCCTAGCCGCCGACGCACACCGCGCACGCAGCGTCATACCCCAAGCACTGCACGAAATAGACAATCTCCGCGCAGAACTCGGTCACATGGCCACCGACTTTCTAAGCGAGGCCACCCGAATCTTTCCGAAACTCTTTAGCCCCCTGCCGGGATCCGCCCTCGCAGCCCATGCCGAGCTTGCAGCCCTACCCGGCAAATACATCGATCTAGCATTCGCACGTCTCGACCTGGCCAATAAAAACCTCACCAACGCCACCATGACACTGCTCTCGGTAGCAGATAGGGGCGTCGATACGCGAGGCGAACTCCCACCACCTGCAGCACCCCCTGCCACTCCACCTGCGTCTCACCTCGGACAACGAGCCGTCGACGCTGCTATGAGCGCCCTAGGCACCCCATACCTGTGGGGCGGAACAACACTCGCCGGCTTCGACTGCTCCGGATTTACCCAATGGGCATGGCGACAAGCAGGCATTGAGCTGCCCCGACTCGCCGAACACCAAAACGTCGGCACACCCGTCGCGCGTGAAAACCTCCAACCAGGCGATCTACTCGTCTGGGACGGCCACGTTGCCATGTACGCCGGTAACGGAAACATCATCGAAGCCGGAAACCCCGTCGCACTCAACCCCATCAGAACCACCAACATGGGAATGCCGTTTAAAGGTTACTTCCGACCCACAGGGTAG
- the upp gene encoding uracil phosphoribosyltransferase: protein MEIRIVDHPLAASRLTIMRDKRTNNAGFRAALADLGAMLVYEASRDLAIEQFPVSTPVADTQGTRLQDPPIIVPIIRAGLGMVDPALSMIPDAQVGFIGMARDEATHQPVPYLEALPDDLSGRTVFCVDPMLATGGSLLHAIKLLADRGATDITAICMVSAQEGVDALAESGLPCRLVTATIDPELNDDAYIVPGLGDAGDRLYGPRNIDL, encoded by the coding sequence ATGGAAATTCGGATCGTCGACCACCCCTTGGCAGCTTCACGTCTTACCATCATGCGCGATAAGCGCACTAACAATGCGGGATTCCGTGCTGCGCTTGCAGATCTCGGCGCCATGCTCGTGTATGAGGCGTCTCGTGATCTCGCAATTGAGCAGTTCCCAGTCAGCACCCCTGTTGCTGATACGCAGGGGACTCGTTTGCAGGATCCTCCCATTATCGTGCCGATCATTCGTGCCGGTTTGGGCATGGTGGATCCAGCGTTGTCGATGATCCCTGATGCTCAGGTGGGCTTTATTGGCATGGCGCGTGATGAGGCCACTCATCAGCCTGTTCCTTATCTTGAAGCATTACCCGACGATCTCAGCGGTCGCACCGTGTTCTGCGTGGATCCGATGCTAGCTACGGGGGGTTCTTTGCTACACGCCATTAAGCTGCTGGCGGATCGTGGCGCTACCGATATCACCGCTATTTGTATGGTGTCGGCGCAGGAGGGTGTTGATGCCTTGGCTGAGTCGGGTCTGCCTTGCCGTTTGGTCACGGCCACCATCGACCCCGAGCTTAACGACGACGCCTACATCGTGCCTGGCCTAGGTGATGCGGGCGATCGTCTCTACGGGCCACGTAACATCGACCTCTAA
- a CDS encoding helix-turn-helix domain-containing protein encodes MNEGWTQWPSYGHAFGVRLHKLRRLRGLTQDGLAEIANLSRNQISNLERNENSATKSSDPTMSTIYRLARALHVPPAALMPAVGDYVTDICQDTGSELPIDIAWPTSSQDTQKFSIQYRYRYWDEQSPLFDDEDWDDDHADDPDFGIAVMPETPDNNDADTTKSGEGTKDNGDVDKRDDDPNA; translated from the coding sequence ATGAATGAAGGTTGGACGCAGTGGCCCAGTTATGGCCACGCCTTTGGGGTGAGGCTACATAAACTACGGCGACTGCGTGGCCTTACCCAAGACGGACTTGCAGAAATCGCCAACTTAAGCCGCAACCAAATCTCCAATCTCGAACGCAACGAAAATAGCGCAACCAAAAGCTCCGATCCCACGATGTCGACAATTTATCGACTCGCGCGTGCCCTCCATGTCCCACCAGCTGCACTCATGCCCGCGGTAGGGGACTACGTCACCGACATTTGTCAAGACACTGGCAGTGAACTGCCCATCGACATCGCATGGCCTACCAGCAGCCAAGACACCCAAAAATTCTCCATCCAGTATCGCTACCGCTACTGGGATGAGCAGTCGCCACTATTTGATGACGAAGACTGGGATGATGACCACGCTGACGACCCAGACTTTGGTATCGCAGTCATGCCCGAAACACCCGATAACAACGACGCCGACACGACGAAGAGCGGAGAAGGCACAAAAGACAATGGAGACGTCGATAAGCGCGACGACGACCCCAACGCCTAG
- a CDS encoding pyruvate carboxylase, translating to MSQQSSERGTSTVNPLSKILVANRGEIAVRAFRAAFETGAATVAVYPNEDRNSFHRSFASEAVLIGEGGSAVKAYLDIDEIIRAAKQTGADAIYPGYGFLSENAQLARECAENGITFIGPPPSVLELTGDKAAAVTAAREAGLPTLTETEATDDPKKLAELTKGQTYPLFVKAVAGGGGRGMRFVDAPENLEKLAAEASREAAAAFGDGRVYAERAVINPQHIEVQILGDSAGNIIHLYERDCSLQRRHQKVVEIAPAQHLAPGLREKICADAVAFARHIGYQGAGTVEFLVDEEGNHVFIEMNPRIQVEHTVTEEVTQVDLVKSQIMIASGATLEDLGLRQEDIHTEGAALQCRITTEDPNNGFRPDTGTITAYRSPGGAGVRLDGAAMLGGEITPNFDSMLVKMTCRGADFATAVARAQRALAEFVVSGVATNIGFLRALLREEDFQHKRIATGFIADHPWLLQAPPADDEPGRILNYLADVTVNKPHGLRPAVINPVEKLPAEIKGELPRGSRDRLLQLGPEGFARALRKQDALAVTDTTFRDAHQSLLATRVRSNTLIDAARHVAKLTPELLSVEAWGGATYDVAMRFLHEDPWERLDHLREAMPNVNIQMLLRGRNTVGYTPYPDSVCKAFVDEAARSGVDIFRIFDALNDVSQMRPAIDAVLETNTTIAEVAMAYSGDLTNPSEKLYTLDYYLKLAEEIVKSGAHVLAIKDMAGLMKPAAATKLVTELRRNFDLPVHVHTHDTAGGQLATYWAAAAAGADAVDGASAPLSGTTSQPSLSAIVAAFANTYRDTGLSLDAVGSMEPYWEAVRKLYAPFESGTPGPTGRVYQHEIPGGQLSNLRAQATALGLADRFELIEDYYAAVNEMLGRPTKVTPSSKVVGDLALYLVGAGVNPADFAADPQKYDIPDSVIAFLRGELGTPPGGWPEELRAKALAGRKESKDTLAPLPAEDEALLADRATVRPTLDRLLFPKPAAEFAEHRRQFGDTTKLGDAEFLYGLKEGKETVIRTADSSVPMLVRLDAVGEPDEKGMRNVVCNVNGQIRPILVRDRSVESVTASVEKADPSNTGHVAAPFAGVVTVTIEEGATVKAGDPVAVIEAMKMEATISATIDGTIDRIDLTQATKVEGGDLLLVIK from the coding sequence GTGTCTCAACAATCATCTGAACGTGGAACCTCTACGGTAAATCCATTGTCAAAGATCCTCGTTGCCAACCGTGGCGAGATCGCCGTGCGAGCTTTTCGTGCAGCCTTTGAAACCGGTGCTGCCACGGTAGCTGTCTACCCGAACGAAGACCGTAATTCATTCCACCGATCGTTTGCCTCTGAAGCTGTCCTCATTGGTGAGGGCGGATCTGCGGTCAAAGCGTACCTCGATATCGACGAAATCATCCGTGCTGCTAAACAAACGGGTGCCGACGCAATTTACCCAGGCTACGGCTTCCTTTCCGAAAACGCCCAGCTTGCTCGTGAGTGCGCTGAAAACGGCATAACCTTTATCGGTCCACCTCCATCAGTGCTGGAGCTTACCGGTGATAAAGCAGCTGCTGTTACCGCAGCACGCGAGGCAGGTTTGCCCACGCTGACTGAGACAGAAGCAACAGACGATCCAAAGAAGCTCGCAGAGCTGACCAAGGGGCAGACCTACCCGCTATTCGTCAAAGCCGTTGCCGGTGGTGGTGGCCGCGGCATGCGTTTTGTCGACGCCCCCGAAAACCTAGAAAAGCTAGCAGCAGAAGCCTCCCGTGAGGCGGCTGCAGCATTCGGCGATGGCCGAGTCTACGCCGAGCGTGCAGTAATCAATCCTCAGCATATTGAGGTCCAGATCCTTGGTGACTCCGCTGGCAACATCATCCACCTGTACGAGCGTGATTGCTCGCTGCAGCGTCGCCACCAAAAGGTCGTAGAGATCGCCCCAGCACAGCACTTGGCGCCCGGACTACGCGAAAAGATTTGTGCAGACGCAGTCGCGTTTGCACGCCACATCGGTTACCAAGGTGCAGGCACGGTCGAGTTCCTAGTCGATGAGGAAGGCAACCACGTCTTCATCGAGATGAACCCTCGTATCCAGGTCGAACACACCGTGACCGAAGAGGTCACCCAAGTCGACTTGGTGAAGTCCCAGATCATGATCGCCTCCGGTGCGACACTCGAAGATCTCGGTCTGCGCCAAGAAGACATCCACACCGAAGGCGCTGCCCTGCAGTGCCGTATCACTACTGAAGACCCCAACAACGGTTTCCGTCCTGACACCGGAACGATTACCGCTTATCGTTCCCCAGGTGGCGCAGGTGTTCGTCTCGACGGTGCTGCCATGCTCGGTGGTGAGATCACCCCGAATTTCGACTCCATGCTGGTCAAGATGACCTGCCGTGGTGCCGATTTCGCCACCGCAGTCGCTCGCGCTCAGCGTGCACTCGCAGAATTCGTTGTCTCAGGTGTTGCCACCAACATCGGATTCCTGCGTGCTTTGCTACGCGAAGAAGACTTCCAGCACAAGCGCATCGCCACTGGCTTCATCGCAGATCACCCATGGCTGCTGCAGGCACCACCTGCCGACGATGAGCCTGGCCGCATTTTGAACTACCTAGCTGATGTGACTGTAAACAAGCCACATGGTCTGCGCCCAGCCGTGATCAACCCGGTAGAAAAGCTCCCAGCAGAGATCAAAGGCGAGCTACCACGTGGTTCCCGTGATCGCCTGCTCCAGCTCGGCCCAGAGGGATTTGCACGCGCACTGCGTAAACAGGATGCGCTCGCGGTTACGGATACCACCTTTCGTGATGCGCACCAGTCGCTTCTCGCAACCCGCGTGCGCTCCAACACGCTGATCGACGCAGCACGGCACGTCGCAAAGCTCACCCCAGAACTGCTCTCTGTAGAAGCATGGGGTGGCGCTACCTACGACGTTGCTATGCGCTTCCTCCACGAGGACCCCTGGGAGCGTCTCGACCACCTGCGTGAGGCCATGCCCAACGTCAACATTCAGATGCTGCTGCGAGGCCGCAACACAGTCGGCTACACACCGTACCCAGATTCTGTATGCAAGGCTTTTGTCGACGAAGCCGCACGCTCTGGTGTTGATATCTTCCGCATCTTCGACGCGCTTAACGACGTCTCCCAGATGCGTCCAGCAATCGACGCAGTGCTCGAAACCAACACCACGATTGCCGAAGTCGCCATGGCCTACTCCGGTGATCTGACCAACCCAAGTGAGAAGCTCTACACACTGGATTACTACCTTAAGCTTGCCGAGGAAATCGTTAAGTCCGGTGCACATGTTCTAGCCATTAAAGACATGGCTGGACTGATGAAGCCAGCCGCAGCAACCAAGCTGGTCACCGAACTACGACGCAACTTCGACCTGCCGGTTCATGTTCACACCCACGACACTGCTGGTGGCCAGCTGGCTACGTATTGGGCTGCAGCAGCCGCTGGTGCAGATGCCGTCGATGGTGCCTCCGCGCCACTGTCGGGCACAACGTCGCAGCCATCGTTGTCTGCAATTGTGGCAGCATTCGCTAACACCTACCGCGATACGGGTCTCTCTCTGGACGCAGTCGGATCGATGGAACCGTACTGGGAAGCAGTGCGCAAACTCTACGCACCCTTCGAATCCGGAACCCCAGGACCAACTGGCCGCGTCTACCAGCACGAAATCCCAGGCGGCCAGCTGTCCAATCTGCGCGCACAGGCAACTGCACTCGGCTTGGCAGATCGCTTCGAGCTCATCGAGGACTACTACGCAGCCGTTAATGAGATGCTGGGACGCCCCACCAAGGTCACCCCGTCCTCAAAGGTCGTTGGCGATCTTGCACTCTACCTAGTCGGCGCAGGAGTTAACCCAGCGGACTTTGCAGCAGATCCCCAAAAGTACGATATTCCTGACTCCGTCATTGCCTTCCTACGTGGTGAGCTCGGCACCCCACCGGGCGGCTGGCCAGAAGAACTGCGTGCTAAGGCATTGGCAGGACGTAAGGAATCAAAGGACACCTTGGCACCGCTGCCAGCAGAAGATGAAGCTCTGCTTGCAGATCGTGCGACCGTTCGCCCAACGCTGGATCGCCTGCTCTTCCCGAAGCCTGCGGCAGAATTCGCAGAGCACCGCCGTCAGTTTGGCGATACCACCAAACTCGGTGACGCAGAATTCCTCTATGGCCTCAAAGAAGGCAAAGAAACGGTCATTCGTACCGCAGACAGCAGCGTCCCAATGTTGGTGCGTCTCGACGCCGTCGGCGAGCCCGACGAAAAGGGCATGCGCAACGTTGTGTGCAATGTCAACGGCCAGATTCGCCCCATCCTCGTGCGTGATCGCAGCGTAGAGTCAGTGACCGCCTCGGTGGAAAAGGCTGATCCTTCCAATACTGGACACGTTGCAGCGCCATTCGCAGGCGTTGTCACGGTGACTATCGAGGAAGGCGCTACCGTCAAAGCCGGCGATCCAGTTGCTGTCATTGAGGCAATGAAGATGGAGGCAACGATCTCTGCAACCATAGACGGAACTATCGACCGTATCGACTTGACGCAGGCAACCAAGGTGGAAGGCGGCGACTTGCTCCTCGTGATCAAGTAG
- a CDS encoding amidohydrolase: MAQSVAEHVTQWAEQHRDEVIEWRRHFHRHPELSHMEFATTDFIEATLRRYGLNPQRFPNTGLMVDIGPDTPQKIAFRGDIDALPITENDDHDVISENYGVMHACGHDVHITVALATACALASAELTIGVRVIFQPAEEVMEGGAPEVIEFGALKGVSNIFAIHAEPKLTVGKVGVRAGAITSASDVIEIKVFGSGGHTSRPHLTADVVYALSKLVVDLPGLLSRRVDPRTGTVLVFGMINAGYAPNAITEEGSVKGTIRTADIGVWRMMEGLLAELVPQVLAPTGCTYELIHHKGVPPVLNDDVATAVIADAARTINPSTVVEAPQSSGGEDFSWYLEHVPGSMARLGCWNGEGTPGDLHQADMYADERCLEVGVRLFGAVADRYNSHNAMFIED; the protein is encoded by the coding sequence GTGGCGCAATCGGTTGCAGAGCATGTCACGCAATGGGCAGAACAACACCGTGACGAGGTGATCGAGTGGCGACGGCACTTTCACCGACACCCAGAGCTTTCGCACATGGAATTTGCTACCACCGACTTTATCGAGGCCACCCTGCGTCGCTACGGGCTTAACCCACAACGATTCCCCAACACTGGGCTCATGGTGGACATCGGGCCCGACACCCCACAAAAAATCGCTTTCCGCGGTGACATCGATGCCCTCCCCATCACAGAAAACGACGATCATGATGTGATCTCGGAAAACTACGGCGTCATGCACGCCTGCGGACACGACGTTCACATCACCGTCGCACTTGCAACCGCCTGCGCACTCGCTTCTGCAGAACTCACCATCGGCGTGCGCGTGATCTTCCAACCTGCCGAAGAAGTCATGGAAGGCGGTGCCCCAGAAGTCATCGAATTCGGGGCGCTGAAAGGTGTGTCCAACATCTTCGCTATTCATGCCGAACCCAAACTCACAGTCGGCAAAGTAGGGGTTCGGGCAGGAGCCATCACGAGTGCGTCCGACGTTATCGAAATCAAAGTATTTGGATCCGGTGGCCATACCTCTCGTCCGCACCTTACCGCCGATGTCGTCTACGCGCTATCCAAGCTGGTCGTTGACCTGCCAGGCTTGCTTTCGCGCCGGGTCGATCCGCGCACAGGCACCGTCTTAGTCTTTGGGATGATTAACGCAGGCTATGCACCTAACGCCATTACAGAAGAAGGCTCTGTGAAGGGCACCATACGAACCGCAGATATTGGGGTGTGGCGAATGATGGAAGGACTCCTTGCAGAGTTGGTACCTCAGGTGCTTGCTCCTACAGGATGTACTTACGAGCTGATCCACCATAAAGGGGTACCGCCGGTGCTCAATGACGATGTCGCGACCGCCGTCATTGCCGACGCGGCACGCACGATTAACCCCAGCACCGTAGTGGAAGCACCGCAGTCTTCAGGCGGTGAAGACTTCTCGTGGTACCTCGAGCATGTTCCAGGTTCAATGGCCCGTCTAGGCTGCTGGAATGGGGAAGGGACCCCCGGTGACCTGCATCAAGCCGATATGTATGCAGACGAGCGTTGCCTTGAAGTAGGAGTGCGTCTCTTCGGTGCGGTAGCCGATCGCTACAACTCCCACAACGCGATGTTTATTGAGGATTAA
- a CDS encoding NAD(P)H-quinone dehydrogenase yields the protein MTRIVIIGGGPAGYEAALAGAKYGAEITIIEDRGLGGAAVINDCVPSKSFIAGANIKTDLRRADDMGLNKGIGEAHLLIDALNNRVQALAYEQSSDIRASMDAHGVRIIDGRGSFDDYNPKQTVHYIKVDRADGTTETIECDLVLIATGATPRILPDAQPDGERILTWRQIYGLAELPEHLIVVGSGVTGAEFVSAFAELGVKVTMVASRDRILPHDDADAADVLETVLAERGVALEKHARVDSVIRTEDGGVCVKTSDGREIFGSHALMTVGSVPNTKDLGLEKIGIETTRSGHICVDRVSRTNVAGVYAGGDCTDLFPLASVAAMQGRIAMYHALGEGVKPIRMKTVATAVFTRPEIAAVGVTQKQIESGEVIARTVMLPLQTNPRAKMRSLRHGFVKMFCRKNSGIVIGGVVVAPTASELILPIAVAVTNQLTVSDLAESFAVYPSLSGSITEAARQLVQHDDLQ from the coding sequence GTGACTCGAATCGTGATTATCGGCGGCGGCCCCGCAGGCTATGAAGCAGCGTTGGCCGGCGCAAAATATGGCGCCGAAATCACCATTATTGAGGACCGTGGTCTAGGCGGCGCAGCAGTTATCAACGACTGCGTGCCATCCAAGTCGTTCATCGCCGGCGCAAACATTAAGACTGACTTGCGCCGCGCCGACGACATGGGACTGAACAAGGGGATCGGCGAAGCGCACCTGCTTATCGACGCCCTCAACAACCGCGTTCAGGCCCTTGCTTACGAACAATCCTCCGATATTCGGGCGTCGATGGATGCCCACGGCGTGCGCATTATCGACGGCCGCGGCTCCTTTGATGATTACAACCCCAAGCAAACCGTGCACTACATTAAGGTCGACCGTGCCGATGGCACCACAGAAACTATTGAGTGCGACCTCGTTTTGATTGCTACTGGTGCAACCCCACGTATCCTTCCTGACGCGCAGCCAGACGGCGAGCGAATCCTCACGTGGCGTCAGATCTACGGGCTCGCCGAATTGCCAGAGCACCTCATTGTGGTTGGCTCGGGTGTGACTGGTGCTGAGTTTGTTTCTGCGTTCGCAGAGCTTGGTGTGAAAGTGACAATGGTCGCTTCGCGTGACCGCATTTTGCCTCACGACGACGCCGATGCTGCCGACGTCCTAGAAACCGTGCTAGCAGAACGTGGCGTGGCCTTGGAAAAGCATGCTCGCGTTGATTCTGTTATCCGTACCGAGGATGGCGGCGTATGTGTGAAGACTTCCGATGGTCGAGAGATCTTCGGTTCTCACGCCTTGATGACCGTCGGTTCTGTGCCCAACACCAAAGATCTTGGTCTAGAAAAAATTGGCATTGAGACAACACGTTCAGGCCACATTTGTGTAGACCGCGTTTCTCGTACCAATGTTGCAGGCGTGTATGCAGGTGGCGACTGTACTGATCTGTTCCCGCTGGCGTCAGTAGCAGCTATGCAGGGGCGAATTGCCATGTACCACGCTCTTGGTGAGGGCGTAAAGCCGATTCGCATGAAGACTGTGGCTACCGCAGTATTTACCCGTCCAGAAATTGCCGCTGTGGGTGTTACCCAGAAACAAATTGAGTCTGGTGAGGTAATTGCACGTACGGTGATGTTGCCGCTGCAGACCAACCCGCGTGCCAAGATGCGTTCATTGCGCCACGGTTTTGTCAAGATGTTCTGCCGTAAGAACTCCGGCATCGTGATCGGTGGCGTGGTTGTTGCTCCTACTGCCTCAGAACTGATTCTGCCGATTGCTGTTGCTGTGACAAACCAACTCACCGTGTCTGATCTGGCGGAGAGCTTTGCCGTCTATCCATCATTATCGGGTTCGATTACTGAGGCTGCGCGTCAATTAGTGCAGCATGATGACCTGCAATAA